CGGCGACCCAGCGCGACTGTGCACGGGCCCCCGCGGCCAGACCCAGCCGGTAGAATTTGGCTCACGAGCGCGGGGCGTGTGGCGCTTCGCGCGAAGCCGCATTTCATTACTCGACAGGACTGCACCATGCCCCTCGTTTCCCTGCGCGAACTGCTGGACCACGCCGCCGAAAACGGCTATGGCATTCCGGCCTTCAACGTCAACAACCTCGAGCAGGTCCAGGCGGTGATGGAAGCCGCCCGCGAGACGGCCGCGCCGGTGATCCTGCAGGCCAGCGCCGGCGCCCGCAAGTACGCCGGCGAGCCCTTCGTCAAGCACCTGATCCAGGCGGCCCTGGAGGCCTACCCCGAAATCCCGCTGGTGATGCACCAGGACCATGGCCAGAGCCCGGACGTGTGCGCCGGCGCCATCCAGCTGGGCTTCTCGTCGGTGATGATGGACGGCTCGCTGGAGGCCGACGGCAAGACCATCGCCAGCTACGAGTACAACGTCGACGTCACGCGCAAGGTGGTCGACATGGCGCACAAGCTGGGCGTCACGGTCGAGGGCGAACTCGGCTGCCTGGGCTCGCTGGAGACCATGCGCGGCGACAAGGAAGACGGCCACGGCACCGACGCCACCATGACGCGCGAGCAGCTGCTGACCGACCCCGAGCAGGCCGCCGACTTCGTCAAGAAGACCCAGCTCGACGCGCTGGCGATCGCCATCGGCACCAGCCACGGCGCCTACAAGTTCTCGCGCAAGCCCACCGGCGACATCCTGGCGATCGACCGCATCAAGGAGATCCACCGGCGCATCCCCAACACCCACCTGGTGATGCACGGCTCGTCGTCGGTGCCGCAGGAGCTGCTGGCCATCATCAACCAGTACGGCGGCAAGATGAAGGAGACCTACGGCGTGCCGGTCGAGGAGATCCAGGAAGCCATCAAGTACGGCGTGCGCAAGATCAACATCGACACCGACATCCGCCTGGCCATGACCGGCGCGGTGCGCAAGTTCCTGGCCGAGAACCCTGAGAAGTTCGACATGCGCGAGTGGATGAAGCCGGCGCGCGAGGCCGCCAAACAGGTCTGCAAGCAGCGCTACCTGCAGTTCGGCTGCGAAGGCCAGGCGCCCAAGATCCAGGGCCACTCGCTGCAGGTCGTGGCGCAGAAGTACCAGCGCGGCGAGCTGGCGCAGACGGTGAACTGAGGACGCCGCGCCCCCTTGGCGATAATCGAACGGCCCGCGCGTTGCGGGCCGTTTGCTTTTGCCGGACGACTGCCATGACCTCCGCCCTGCACACCTCCTCGCTCACTTCGCTGCCGCTGCTGGCGCGCGGCAAGGTGCGCGACAACTACGCGGTCGGCGACGACCGCATCCTGATGGTCGCCACCGACCGCATCTCGGCCTTCGACGTGATCATGGGCGAGCCGATCCCCGGCAAGGGCGAGCTGCTGACCCACATGGCGCTGTTCTGGTTCGGCAAGCTGGCCCACCTGTGCCCCAACCACCTGACCGGCGAGCTGCCCGACAGCGTGGTGACCTCGGCCGAGATCCAGCAGGTGGTCGGCCGCTCCATGCTGGTGCGGCGGCTCAAGCCGCTGCCGATCGAGGCGGTGGTGCGCGGCTACCTGGCCGGCAGCGGCTGGCAGGAGTACCAGCAATCGCAGTCGGTGTGCGGCGTGCCGCTGCCGGCCGGCCTGACCAACTCGGCGCGGCTGCCGCAGCCGATCTACACGCCGGCGTCTAAGGCGGCGGCCGGCGAGCACGACGAGAACATCACCTACGAGCGCACCGTCGAGCTGGTCGGCGCCGAGGTGGCGGCCAAGGTGCGCGAGCTGAGCCTCGCCCTGTACACCGAGGCGGCGAAGATCGCGCTGGCCCGCGGCCTGATCATCGCCGACACCAAGTTCGAGTTCGGCCTCGACGAGAGCGGCCGCGTGGTGCTGATGGACGAGGTGCTGACGCCCGATTCCTCGCGCTACTGGCCGGTGGAGGGTTACGAGGACGCGCTGCGCGAAGGGCGCAACCCGCCCAGCTTCGACAAGCAGTACCTGCGCGACTGGCTGGAGCAGGCGCGCATCCACGGCAAGCCCTGGGACAAGACGCCGCCGGCGCCGCGGCTGCCGCAGGAAGTGATCGCCCGGACCGCCGCCAAGTACCGCGAGGCGCTCGACCGGCTGACGGGTTAAGGCGCGTTGCGCTGGGTCCCCGCCTGCGCGGGGGATGGCCTTCGGCGCGGCTGCGCCGCGATCCAAGGCCAGCTAGGACAGCACCACGCTGGACAGCCGGCGCCGGTAGGTCGCCACCGTCGGGTCGTCGGGCGGGATCTGGCCTTCGGCCACCTGCGGCCGGGGTGGCTCGATCAGGTCCAGGATGGCGATGTAGGTCTTGCGCGCGGCATCCTCGTTCCAGGCCTTGTCGCGCATCAGGATCTCCAGCAGCTCGTCCATCGCCTCGGTCCAGCGCTGCTGCGCCAGCAGCAGTTGCGCGCGGCCGAAGCGGGCCTCGAAGTCGCGCCGGTTGGCGGCGATGCGGGCGTCCAGCGCGGCCTCGGCCGGCGCCGCAGCGCCCTGCTGGGCCGCAAAGTCCAGGGCCTCGATCACCCGCTGCAGTGATTCGAGCCGGCGGATGCCCGCGGCCTTGCCGGCCACCGGCTCGAACGCGGTTCGCGCGTCGGCCAGCCGGCCGGCCAGCAGCAGCGCCTTGACATAGTCGAATCGGGCCTCGTCGTCGGCCGGGTTGGTGGCCACGGCGTGCTGCAGCTGTTCCAGCCGGTCGCCGGCTTCCTGCGGGGCTTCGACCATCGCCTCTTCCGCCTCGACGGTCTCGGCTGCCGCCGGCAGGTGCTTGTCGAGGAATTGCCGCAGCTGGCCCTCGGGCAGCGCACCCATGAAGCCATCGACCGGCTGGCCGTTCATCAGCAGGATGCAGGTCGGGATGCTGCGGATGCCGAAGGCGGCGGCCAGCTGCTGCTCCTGGTCGGAGTCGATCTTCACCAGCTTGAAGCGGCCCGCGTATTCGGCCTCCAGCTTTTCCAGGATCGGCCCGATCACCTTGCAGGGGCCGCACCAGGGGGCCCAGAAATCGACCAGCACCGGCTGGTTCATGGAAGCGGCGATGACTTCGGTTTCGAAGTTCTCGATCGTGACGTCGATCATGGAGTGCGGGTCCCTAAACTTAGAATTCGGCCTTTAGGAGCACTTCATGCCCCCTGTTCAGGTCGGAGTGGTGATGGGGTCCGGCAGTGACTGGGACACCCTGCAGCACGCAGTGCAGATTCTCCAGGAATTCGGCATCGCCCATGAGGCGAAGGTCGTGTCCGCGCACCGGATGCCCGACGAGATGTTCGCCTATGCCGAACAGGCCGCCGGCCGCGGCCTCAAGGCCATCATCGCCGGCGCCGGCGGCGCCGCCCACCTGCCGGGCATGCTGGCGGCCAAGACCACGGTGCCGGTGCTGGGCGTGCCGGTGCCCAGCCGTCACCTGCAGGGCGTCGATTCGCTGCACAGCATCGTGCAGATGCCCAAGGGCATCCCGGTCGCCACCTTCGCCATCGGCGCCGCCGGCGCCGCCAACGCCGCCCTGTTCGCGGTGGCGATGCTGGCCACCGACGACGAGCGGCTGCGCCGCCAGCTCACCACCTTCCGCACCCGGCAGACCGAACTCGCGCGTGCCACCACGCTGCCGCCCTCGGCATGAGCGGGTCTACGGCGTGGCCGCTGCCGCCTGGCAGCACACTGGGCGTGATGGGGGGCGGCCAGCTCGGCCGCATGTTCGTGCACGCGGCCCAGCAACTGGGCTACGGCACCGCGGTGCTCGACCCCGACGAAGCTAGCCCGGCCGGGCTGGTCAGCCATGTCCACGTGCGTGCGGCCTACGACGACCGCGCCGGGCTCGCGCGGCTGGCGCAGGTGGCGCAGGCCATCACCACCGAATTCGAGAACGTGCCGGCCCAGGCGCTGCAGGCGCTGGCCGCGCAGCGGCCGGTGGCGCCCGGACACGCGGCCGTCGCCATCGCCCAGGACCGGGCCCAGGAGAAGGCCCATTTCCAGCGCTGCGGCGTGCCCTGCGCGCCGCACGCGGTGATCGCCTCGGCCGACGACCTTCAGCAGGTCCCCGCGGATCTGCTGCCCGGCGTGCTCAAGACCGCGCGGCTGGGCTACGACGGCAAGGGCCAGGCGCGGGTGGCCGACCGGGCGGCGCTGGCCGCCGCCTGGGACGAGCTGCGCCGGGTGCCCTGCGTGCTGGAGCGCCTGCTGCCGCTGGCGGCCGAATGCTCGGTGCTGGTGGCGCGCGGCGCCGATGGCGCCATGGTCCACCTGCCGGTGCAGAGGAACCTGCACCGCGGCGGCATCCTGGCCGTCACCGAAGTGGGCGCCGGCGTGCTGCCCGAAGCCACGGCGCAGCAGGCGATCGAGGCCACCCGCGCGATCGCGCAGGGGCTCGGCTACGTCGGCGTGCTGTGCGTGGAGTTCTTCCTGCTGCAGGACGGCGCGCTGGTGGTCAACGAGATGGCGCCGCGGCCGCACAACAGCGGCCACTGGAGCATCGACGGCGCCGACGTGTCGCAGTTCGAGCTGCAGGTGCGCACCCTGGCCGGGCTGCCGCTGGTGGCGCCGCGCCAGCACAGCCACGCGGTCATGCTCAACCTGCTGGGCGAGCTGTGGTTCGCGCGGGGTGCCCAGGCGCAGGAGCCGCCGTGGGCCGAGGTGCTGGCGCTGCCCGGCGTGCACCTGCACCTGTACGGCAAGGCCAGCGCGCGGCCGGGGCGCAAGATGGGGCACCTCACGGTCACGGCCGCCGACGCGGCCGCCGCCCGCGCCACCGCGCTGCGCGCCTGCGAGCTGCTGGGCATCGAGCCGTTCCGAGAGCCATGATCCGCGACCCGAGCGACCCCGCGGCGCTGCAGGAGGCCGTCGCGGCTTTGCAGGCCGGCGAACTGGTGGCCTTTCCGACCGAGACCGTCTATGGCCTGGGCGCCGATGCCGGCAACGACGCCGCGGTGGCGAAGATCTTCGCGGCCAAGGGGCGGCCGAGCGACCACCCGCTGATCGTGCACGTGCCCGATGGCGCCGCCGTCGGCCGCTTCGCCGCCGATGTGCCGGCCTTCGCCCAGCGGTTGATCGATGCCTTCTGGCCCGGCCCGCTCACCCTGATCCTGCCGCGCCGGCCGGAGGTGGCGCGAGCCGCGGCCGGCGGCCACGCCACCATCGGCTTGCGCTGTCCGGCCCACCCGGTCGCCCACGCGCTGCTGCTGGCCGGCGCGCAGGCGTCGCCGCCGGTGGCGGGCCTGGCCGCGCCCAGCGCCAACCGCTTCGGCCGCGTCAGCCCCACCAGCGCGGCCCACGTGGCGGCGGAGTTCGGGGCTGCGCTGCGCGTGCTCGACGGCGGTCCGTGCGAAGTCGGCATCGAGTCGGCCATCGTCGACTGCACGCGCGGCCGGCCGGTCCTGCTGCGCCCCGGCGTGCTGACCGCGCAGCAGATCGAAGCCGCGTGCGGGCAACCGCTGGCGCAACCCGGCGAACTGGGCGACGCGGCGCCCCGCGCCTCCGGCACGCTGGCCTCGCACTACGCGCCGCGGGCGCGCGTGCGGCTGATGGACGCGGAGGCGCTGCAGGCCGCGCTGGACGTGCTGGGCGAAAAGGCCGACGGCATCGCCACCTGGTCGCGCGCGATCCTGCAGACGCACTCGCCCCGGGTGCTGCGGCGGCGCATGCCCGAGGACGCGCGCGAAGCGGCGCGCCAGTTGTTCGCCGTGCTGCGCGAATTCGATGCCCAGGGCGTGCAACTGATCTGGGTCGAGACGCCGCCGGCCGATGCCGACTGGGACGGCGTGCGCGACCGGCTGCAGCGCGCCGCCGCTTGACCGCTCGTTACACTATCGCCGGCTTTTCGACGGAGATCCCCATGCCTTTCCAGCGGTTGCGCCGTGCGCTGCTCACGGCCGCCTGTGTTGCCCCCCTCCTGCTGGCCGCCTGCGGCGGCGGCTCGGTGGAGTCCAAGTTCAGCCCGACCCGCATGGTGGCCTTCGGCGACGCCTCGGCCGATGCCGGCCAGCGCGGCGCGCGCTACACCGTCAACAACGGCGGCACCACCTGGACCGAGCAGGTCGCGTCGCGGTTCGGGCTGGCGCTGACGCCGAGCGCGGCCGGCGGCACCGGCTATGCCATCGGCAGCGCCCGGGTGAGCGCCAAGCCGGACGCCGGCGGCAACGCCGCCACGCCGACCGTCACCGAGCAGATCGACGCTTTCCTGGTCGCCGGCGCGCCGGGCAGCGGTGACCTGATCGTCGTGTCGGCCGGCGCCGCCGACATCATCGCGGAGAGCGCGGCGCTCGGCGGAGGCGGCCAGGATGCGACCCAGACCATCGCCAACGTGCGGCAAGCGGCCATTGCGCTCGCGGCCCAGGTTCGCCGGCTGGTCAATGCCGGCGCCAAGCATGTGCTGGTGACGGGTCCCTACAACCTGGGCCGTTCGCCATGGAACCTCCAGGCGGTCGGTGGGCGGGATACCTGTGAAACCCGCGAAGGGGAGCGGCCGCCGCCCGACGCCTCGCCCGCCTGCCTGAGCAGCGTCTTCAACCAGCGCCTGCTGATCGAGATGAGCAATGCCGGCCTCGGCGCGCGCAGCGTGCTGTACGTGGACGCCGCGCTGTTCTTCAACCTGGTCACCTCCAACC
The sequence above is a segment of the Ramlibacter tataouinensis genome. Coding sequences within it:
- the fba gene encoding class II fructose-bisphosphate aldolase (catalyzes the reversible aldol condensation of dihydroxyacetonephosphate and glyceraldehyde 3-phosphate in the Calvin cycle, glycolysis, and/or gluconeogenesis), which encodes MPLVSLRELLDHAAENGYGIPAFNVNNLEQVQAVMEAARETAAPVILQASAGARKYAGEPFVKHLIQAALEAYPEIPLVMHQDHGQSPDVCAGAIQLGFSSVMMDGSLEADGKTIASYEYNVDVTRKVVDMAHKLGVTVEGELGCLGSLETMRGDKEDGHGTDATMTREQLLTDPEQAADFVKKTQLDALAIAIGTSHGAYKFSRKPTGDILAIDRIKEIHRRIPNTHLVMHGSSSVPQELLAIINQYGGKMKETYGVPVEEIQEAIKYGVRKINIDTDIRLAMTGAVRKFLAENPEKFDMREWMKPAREAAKQVCKQRYLQFGCEGQAPKIQGHSLQVVAQKYQRGELAQTVN
- a CDS encoding phosphoribosylaminoimidazolesuccinocarboxamide synthase, producing the protein MTSALHTSSLTSLPLLARGKVRDNYAVGDDRILMVATDRISAFDVIMGEPIPGKGELLTHMALFWFGKLAHLCPNHLTGELPDSVVTSAEIQQVVGRSMLVRRLKPLPIEAVVRGYLAGSGWQEYQQSQSVCGVPLPAGLTNSARLPQPIYTPASKAAAGEHDENITYERTVELVGAEVAAKVRELSLALYTEAAKIALARGLIIADTKFEFGLDESGRVVLMDEVLTPDSSRYWPVEGYEDALREGRNPPSFDKQYLRDWLEQARIHGKPWDKTPPAPRLPQEVIARTAAKYREALDRLTG
- the trxA gene encoding thioredoxin, which encodes MIDVTIENFETEVIAASMNQPVLVDFWAPWCGPCKVIGPILEKLEAEYAGRFKLVKIDSDQEQQLAAAFGIRSIPTCILLMNGQPVDGFMGALPEGQLRQFLDKHLPAAAETVEAEEAMVEAPQEAGDRLEQLQHAVATNPADDEARFDYVKALLLAGRLADARTAFEPVAGKAAGIRRLESLQRVIEALDFAAQQGAAAPAEAALDARIAANRRDFEARFGRAQLLLAQQRWTEAMDELLEILMRDKAWNEDAARKTYIAILDLIEPPRPQVAEGQIPPDDPTVATYRRRLSSVVLS
- the purE gene encoding 5-(carboxyamino)imidazole ribonucleotide mutase, with protein sequence MPPVQVGVVMGSGSDWDTLQHAVQILQEFGIAHEAKVVSAHRMPDEMFAYAEQAAGRGLKAIIAGAGGAAHLPGMLAAKTTVPVLGVPVPSRHLQGVDSLHSIVQMPKGIPVATFAIGAAGAANAALFAVAMLATDDERLRRQLTTFRTRQTELARATTLPPSA
- a CDS encoding 5-(carboxyamino)imidazole ribonucleotide synthase; translation: MSGSTAWPLPPGSTLGVMGGGQLGRMFVHAAQQLGYGTAVLDPDEASPAGLVSHVHVRAAYDDRAGLARLAQVAQAITTEFENVPAQALQALAAQRPVAPGHAAVAIAQDRAQEKAHFQRCGVPCAPHAVIASADDLQQVPADLLPGVLKTARLGYDGKGQARVADRAALAAAWDELRRVPCVLERLLPLAAECSVLVARGADGAMVHLPVQRNLHRGGILAVTEVGAGVLPEATAQQAIEATRAIAQGLGYVGVLCVEFFLLQDGALVVNEMAPRPHNSGHWSIDGADVSQFELQVRTLAGLPLVAPRQHSHAVMLNLLGELWFARGAQAQEPPWAEVLALPGVHLHLYGKASARPGRKMGHLTVTAADAAAARATALRACELLGIEPFREP
- a CDS encoding L-threonylcarbamoyladenylate synthase; translation: MIRDPSDPAALQEAVAALQAGELVAFPTETVYGLGADAGNDAAVAKIFAAKGRPSDHPLIVHVPDGAAVGRFAADVPAFAQRLIDAFWPGPLTLILPRRPEVARAAAGGHATIGLRCPAHPVAHALLLAGAQASPPVAGLAAPSANRFGRVSPTSAAHVAAEFGAALRVLDGGPCEVGIESAIVDCTRGRPVLLRPGVLTAQQIEAACGQPLAQPGELGDAAPRASGTLASHYAPRARVRLMDAEALQAALDVLGEKADGIATWSRAILQTHSPRVLRRRMPEDAREAARQLFAVLREFDAQGVQLIWVETPPADADWDGVRDRLQRAAA
- a CDS encoding SGNH/GDSL hydrolase family protein, which codes for MPFQRLRRALLTAACVAPLLLAACGGGSVESKFSPTRMVAFGDASADAGQRGARYTVNNGGTTWTEQVASRFGLALTPSAAGGTGYAIGSARVSAKPDAGGNAATPTVTEQIDAFLVAGAPGSGDLIVVSAGAADIIAESAALGGGGQDATQTIANVRQAAIALAAQVRRLVNAGAKHVLVTGPYNLGRSPWNLQAVGGRDTCETREGERPPPDASPACLSSVFNQRLLIEMSNAGLGARSVLYVDAALFFNLVTSNPATYGYTDVTNPLCTSVDPGPGIGIGAGQVNSALCNAGTLSGGPVGTTLFADRVYFTPAGHASFGSYAFDRLRENW